GACCTCGTCGAAGGCTCGCAGCGCGAGCAAGATGCCGCCCACGGACACCGCCAGCGCGCTGGCATTGGCCGTACCGCTGCTGAACGCCGGCAGCAAGGTCAGCAGGGCGAGCACCAACCAGCCGTCGCGCAGGAGCGCGGTCAGCTGCATGGTCCGGCGATCCATGACCTTCGAGATCTCGGAGTAGGAGCTCAAGCGGACGTCTTCGCCATCATGCCAGCGCTCGAGTGGAAGCTGCGCCAGCCGCGTCCGATGGCCGAGCATGCGCTCGAGCAGGTCGTGGGTGATCTCGACGCGCGCGCTCGACCACGCCCGCTGGACGCCGTAGTGGCGGCGCGCGAGGACGAACGCGACCACGACCCACAGGACGAGCACCATCGTTTGGGGCCACCCTCCCGCACCGAGCACGAGGATGACGCCCGCCAGGATCAAGTCGACGAGCGACAACACCGCGAGCAGGGCGCCGCCGACCGCAAGCTGCTCGACGACCTCGGCCTCGGCGACGCGGCCGAAATGGCGGCCGATGCCGTCGAGCCGCACCTCGTCGGGGGTCAGCTTGAGGGTTCCCGCAAGGAGCTGCTGCTTCAGCAGCGTTCCGAGCCGGATCGAGAACACGCCCTGCCACCACACCTCGAGCATGCGGAGCGGAATCGCGCACGCGATCACCGCGATCCACCCCAGGAACCAGCCGGTCTCGAGGTGGGCCTGGAGCGCGGCGCGACCGAGCAACCAGAACGAGCCAGCCAGCACCAGCGAGAGGAGCGTGTGGCTCACGAGGATGCCGGCGACGAGAGAAGGGATGTCGCCGAGCAGCGTCCGCCGGCTCGCGGTGCGCCTGGGGCGCATGATCCAGCCGGTGCGCAGCTGCGCCTGGCCGAGCCGCTGCAGCAGCATCTGTGAGCGGGCGTGCTCGCGCGCACGGGGCGACATCTCCACGCCGCCAAGCAGCTGGTCCACCTCGGCGACGGTGGCTTCCTGCTCTTCGCGCAGGAGCGCGATCGCGCTCTTCGTCGGGACCGAAACCGCCGTGGCGTCGCGCGCGAGCAGGCGCAGCTTCCCACGCCGCGTACCCAGCAGCACCAGATAGGACGGGACGCCGTCTCGCCGGACCTGGAGGATGCAGGGCGCGGCGCGTGCAAGGACGTCGGGCAGCTCGTGGTAGAGTGGCGTGATCGGCTCGAGCTCCACGCCGAGTCGATCTCCGAGCGCGAACATCCAGACCCGGCTCGGCTCGACGGCCGCCGCGGGCGGAGCGATCTCGCCCGCGGCCCTGCCATAGCCTTGCCTCTGCGCCAGCTGCTCCAGCGCGTCGGGCAATCGCTCGACCGGCCACAACAGGTCGGAGTGCGAGCGCGTCATCCCGCCAGCTCCAAACCGCCTGCGGCGGGCTCCGCGACCGGCGTCTCCACCGGCTTCGGCGCCGGCCTCTCCACCAGTTGGCCGTCCGAAAGCCACCAATGGCGCCAACGCCCACCGCCCCAGAGCAGCGTGCGATTCTCCTGGTCGGCGCGAAGGAGCACGGCGTACCGCGACTCTTTGTTCGCGAGCAGCTCCTTCGGCGGCCCGTTCTCGAGGATCCGACCGTTCTCGATCACGAGCACGCGATCGAACTCCTGGGTGTGCTCGACGTCGTGGGTGACACAGAGGAGT
The DNA window shown above is from Myxococcus xanthus and carries:
- a CDS encoding ATP-binding cassette domain-containing protein → MTRSHSDLLWPVERLPDALEQLAQRQGYGRAAGEIAPPAAAVEPSRVWMFALGDRLGVELEPITPLYHELPDVLARAAPCILQVRRDGVPSYLVLLGTRRGKLRLLARDATAVSVPTKSAIALLREEQEATVAEVDQLLGGVEMSPRAREHARSQMLLQRLGQAQLRTGWIMRPRRTASRRTLLGDIPSLVAGILVSHTLLSLVLAGSFWLLGRAALQAHLETGWFLGWIAVIACAIPLRMLEVWWQGVFSIRLGTLLKQQLLAGTLKLTPDEVRLDGIGRHFGRVAEAEVVEQLAVGGALLAVLSLVDLILAGVILVLGAGGWPQTMVLVLWVVVAFVLARRHYGVQRAWSSARVEITHDLLERMLGHRTRLAQLPLERWHDGEDVRLSSYSEISKVMDRRTMQLTALLRDGWLVLALLTLLPAFSSGTANASALAVSVGGILLALRAFDEVAVYFQQVSQAAVSFEQIRDLLLAVGRPELESKVPLEMEGGKPTDAAGGTLIEARGVTFRHDARTRPVLENCSFQIAQGDRILLEGPSGGGKSTLVSLLTGLRTPQGGVMLLHALDRATFGSSGWRKRITAAPQFHENHVLSGSFAYNLLLGREWPTSPELRTKAAALCKELGLDELIAKMPAGLEEMIGETGWQLSHGEKSRLYIARTLLQGVELVILDESFASLDPETMRVAQRCVLNHAKALVVVSHP